In Bryobacteraceae bacterium, the following proteins share a genomic window:
- a CDS encoding pyrroloquinoline quinone-dependent dehydrogenase: protein MRLPALFPLIAAALLAADPHTTWRDYGGGNDSSQYSALKQIHRGNVEKLKPAWKYATGDGNKYFFNPIVIGRTMYVLAKNNSIVALDAATGRELWAHAAEPGTKVITNRGINYWQSKDGSESRLLYASNHALRAIDAKTGRSIASFGEGGKVDLKQDLGRDPASFALVQSTTPGRVFEDLLILGSATNQGYGSAPGDIRAYDVRSGKLVWSFHTIPHPGEFGYETWPKDAWKNVGGANVWGEFSLDEQRGILFAPTASAKYNFYGADRAGMNLFSDCLLALDARTGKRIWHYQMVHHDIWDYDDATAPKLLTVEHGGKRVDVVAQVSKQGFLWVFRRETGEPLWPVEERAAPKSDMPGETTWPTQPFPTKPPPFSRQSFTVDDLNPYLSAADRARFKDEILSARNEGLFTPPGRRPTIQMPGNNGGANWAGAAVVPDKGLLYVVSKDLPCLLRLEPESTAKTNAADSPEQRGLAVFAASCQACHGADRRARENVPAIADVALRLTRDQIIGVTRNGRGPMPGFPRLSDSQVDDLIAYLYNPARAVNAPAGSGETPERYVSGFGFMIASNGLSAIKPPWSSLTAYDLNEGTILWQIPLGEVPELAAKGITDTGTHYPKVGPVVTAGGLIFTGTRDKKVRALDSSNGKVLWEAEVDAALEGMAAVYEVDGREYVVFCASAQVGLTSSTQEPIRGAYVAFALGE from the coding sequence ATGCGACTTCCGGCTCTCTTCCCCCTTATCGCCGCAGCCCTGCTGGCGGCGGATCCGCACACCACCTGGCGCGACTACGGCGGCGGCAACGATTCGTCCCAATACTCGGCTTTGAAGCAGATCCACCGCGGGAATGTAGAGAAGCTCAAACCGGCGTGGAAGTACGCCACCGGAGACGGGAACAAGTACTTCTTCAACCCGATCGTGATTGGGCGCACGATGTACGTCCTGGCGAAGAACAACTCAATCGTCGCGCTCGACGCCGCCACGGGGCGGGAGCTTTGGGCTCACGCGGCCGAACCGGGCACGAAGGTGATCACGAATCGGGGCATCAACTACTGGCAATCGAAGGACGGATCGGAATCGCGGTTGCTGTATGCGAGCAACCATGCGCTACGGGCGATTGACGCGAAGACGGGCCGCTCGATCGCGTCGTTCGGCGAGGGCGGCAAGGTCGACTTGAAGCAGGACCTCGGGCGAGACCCGGCCTCGTTCGCGCTGGTGCAATCGACGACGCCAGGGCGCGTGTTCGAAGACCTGCTGATTCTCGGATCGGCGACCAATCAGGGCTATGGTTCGGCGCCCGGCGATATACGCGCCTACGACGTGCGGTCCGGGAAGCTCGTGTGGTCGTTTCATACGATCCCGCATCCGGGCGAGTTCGGCTACGAAACGTGGCCCAAGGACGCCTGGAAGAACGTCGGCGGGGCGAACGTGTGGGGCGAGTTCTCGCTCGACGAGCAGCGCGGCATTCTCTTCGCGCCCACGGCGAGCGCGAAGTATAACTTCTACGGCGCCGACCGCGCGGGCATGAACCTGTTCAGCGATTGCCTGCTCGCGCTTGATGCCCGCACCGGTAAGCGCATCTGGCACTACCAGATGGTGCATCACGACATTTGGGATTACGACGACGCCACCGCGCCGAAACTGTTGACGGTGGAGCACGGCGGCAAGCGCGTGGACGTGGTGGCGCAGGTGAGCAAGCAGGGCTTCCTCTGGGTGTTCCGTCGCGAGACGGGCGAACCGCTATGGCCGGTCGAGGAGCGCGCGGCGCCGAAGTCCGACATGCCGGGCGAGACGACGTGGCCGACGCAGCCGTTCCCGACCAAGCCGCCGCCGTTCTCGCGGCAGTCGTTCACCGTGGACGACTTGAATCCGTATCTGAGCGCGGCGGACCGGGCGCGGTTCAAGGACGAGATCCTCAGCGCCCGCAACGAGGGCCTGTTTACGCCGCCCGGGCGGCGGCCGACGATCCAGATGCCGGGCAACAACGGCGGGGCGAACTGGGCCGGCGCGGCTGTCGTTCCCGACAAGGGGCTGCTCTACGTGGTGTCGAAAGACCTGCCGTGTCTGCTGCGGCTGGAGCCGGAGTCCACGGCGAAAACGAACGCCGCTGATTCGCCGGAGCAGCGCGGGCTCGCCGTATTCGCCGCCAGTTGCCAGGCGTGCCACGGCGCGGACCGCCGGGCGCGGGAGAACGTTCCTGCGATCGCCGACGTGGCGCTCCGGTTGACGCGCGACCAGATCATCGGGGTCACCCGGAACGGCCGCGGACCAATGCCCGGCTTCCCGCGGTTGAGCGATTCGCAGGTGGATGACCTGATCGCGTATCTGTACAACCCGGCGCGGGCGGTGAATGCGCCGGCCGGTAGCGGAGAGACGCCCGAACGATACGTGAGCGGGTTCGGGTTCATGATCGCGAGCAACGGACTTTCGGCGATCAAACCCCCGTGGTCTTCGCTGACGGCGTATGACCTGAACGAGGGCACGATCCTGTGGCAGATCCCGTTGGGCGAAGTGCCGGAGCTGGCCGCGAAGGGGATCACCGATACGGGGACACACTATCCGAAGGTGGGTCCGGTGGTGACGGCGGGTGGGCTGATCTTCACCGGGACGCGGGACAAGAAGGTGCGGGCGCTCGATTCGTCGAACGGGAAGGTGCTGTGGGAGGCGGAGGTGGACGCGGCGCTGGAGGGGATGGCGGCGGTTTATGAGGTGGACGGGCGGGAGTATGTGGTGTTCTGCGCGTCGGCGCAGGTGGGGCTGACGTCGTCGACGCAGGAGCCGATCCGCGGGGCTTATGTGGCGTTCGCGCTGGGGGAGTGA
- a CDS encoding type II secretion system protein, with protein sequence MNRRTFLRRGFTLVEIIIVLTIVSILMSIAVPLYQKAILRTRESVLRNNLFTLRTVIDEYTYDKQKGPQSLDDLVREGYLRQIPEDPITGSNQTWKTIMEDALTSVNQTEPGIFDVRSGSDKTSLEGTPYAEW encoded by the coding sequence TTGAACCGCCGGACCTTCCTCCGGCGCGGCTTCACGCTCGTCGAGATCATCATCGTCCTCACGATCGTCTCGATTCTGATGTCGATCGCCGTGCCGCTCTATCAGAAAGCGATCCTGCGCACTCGAGAGAGCGTGCTCCGGAACAACCTCTTCACACTGCGCACCGTCATCGACGAGTACACCTACGACAAACAGAAGGGACCGCAATCGCTCGACGACCTGGTGCGCGAGGGCTACCTTCGCCAGATTCCGGAAGATCCGATCACCGGCAGCAACCAGACCTGGAAGACAATCATGGAAGACGCACTCACCAGCGTCAATCAGACCGAGCCCGGGATCTTCGATGTCCGCTCCGGCTCCGACAAAACGTCGCTGGAAGGTACCCCTTACGCGGAGTGGTAA
- a CDS encoding Gfo/Idh/MocA family oxidoreductase yields MPDTRFPRRYFFFGPLLAGAVPASGFGSVASLRALGYKPFYDKLNVAAVGCGGRGGAILNEAAETENLVAMCDVDENRAAGNYGKFPKAPKYKDFRVMFDKEAKNIEAVTIGIPDHMHATVALAAMQRGIHVYLEKPLTRTAWEARLMKDAAAKYKVATQMGNQGYSHESIRVAAEIVWSGEIGDVTEVHVSSSPGTHPTALQQLPSEASVPSNLDWDLWLGGASMRAYAPDHYAPYNWRGFFDFGTGQIGNWGIHSMGPVNLALQLTAPTSVELIKSEGDSKWTFPSRAVVKFEFPARGGMGPVAVYWHDSTRPGDAESYRVPGMENETVLPQSSNLSPKGRPMGNVEGGGGRRPRDPNAPRWGAGGPGVKVFADNRVASQPGVLSSNGAVFVGTKGVMATVSRGEGVHLLPASRWQDYKLPPQLLTRSPGHMRDWIRYCKGGDPSCSHFGIAGPYTEWMLLGAIAMRVPGKLLWDSKALRFTNSAEANKWVRPTFRPGWELKL; encoded by the coding sequence ATGCCTGATACCCGCTTCCCACGCCGTTATTTCTTCTTCGGACCCCTGTTGGCCGGAGCCGTTCCGGCGTCTGGATTCGGCAGCGTCGCCTCGCTGCGCGCGCTCGGATACAAGCCCTTCTACGACAAGCTGAACGTCGCCGCCGTCGGCTGCGGCGGGCGCGGGGGCGCGATCCTCAACGAAGCCGCCGAAACCGAGAACCTCGTCGCCATGTGCGACGTCGACGAGAACCGCGCCGCCGGGAATTACGGGAAATTTCCCAAGGCGCCCAAGTACAAAGACTTCCGCGTGATGTTCGACAAGGAAGCGAAAAACATTGAAGCGGTCACCATCGGCATTCCCGATCACATGCACGCCACGGTCGCGCTCGCCGCCATGCAGCGCGGCATCCACGTCTATCTCGAGAAGCCCCTCACGCGAACGGCCTGGGAAGCTCGCCTGATGAAGGACGCCGCCGCGAAGTACAAGGTGGCCACGCAGATGGGGAATCAAGGCTACTCGCACGAGAGCATCCGCGTGGCTGCGGAGATCGTATGGAGCGGTGAAATCGGCGACGTCACCGAGGTCCACGTCTCCTCCTCGCCCGGCACCCACCCCACCGCCCTCCAGCAGTTGCCATCGGAGGCTTCCGTGCCCTCGAACCTCGATTGGGACCTTTGGCTCGGCGGCGCATCCATGCGCGCCTACGCGCCGGATCACTACGCGCCTTACAACTGGCGCGGTTTTTTCGATTTCGGAACCGGGCAGATCGGCAACTGGGGCATCCACTCGATGGGTCCGGTGAATCTCGCGCTGCAACTCACCGCTCCCACCAGCGTCGAACTGATCAAGAGCGAAGGCGACAGCAAGTGGACCTTCCCGTCGCGCGCGGTGGTGAAGTTCGAGTTTCCGGCGCGCGGCGGCATGGGTCCGGTTGCGGTCTACTGGCACGACTCCACGCGTCCCGGCGACGCGGAGTCCTATCGTGTCCCCGGCATGGAGAATGAAACCGTCCTGCCGCAAAGCAGTAATCTCAGCCCAAAGGGCCGGCCGATGGGCAATGTCGAAGGCGGAGGCGGACGCCGTCCGCGCGACCCGAACGCGCCGCGCTGGGGCGCCGGCGGACCTGGCGTAAAGGTCTTCGCCGACAATCGCGTCGCCTCTCAGCCCGGAGTGCTCAGCAGCAACGGCGCCGTGTTCGTCGGAACCAAAGGCGTGATGGCCACCGTCTCGCGGGGCGAAGGCGTCCACCTGCTCCCCGCCTCGCGCTGGCAGGACTACAAGCTACCGCCGCAGTTGCTGACGCGATCGCCCGGCCACATGCGCGACTGGATCCGATACTGCAAGGGCGGCGACCCATCGTGCTCGCACTTCGGCATCGCCGGACCATACACGGAATGGATGCTGCTCGGAGCCATCGCCATGCGAGTGCCCGGGAAGCTGCTCTGGGATTCGAAGGCGCTCCGGTTCACGAACAGCGCCGAAGCCAACAAGTGGGTGCGCCCCACCTTCCGGCCGGGCTGGGAGCTGAAGCTGTAG
- the smpB gene encoding SsrA-binding protein SmpB: MTAAHKTVSKNPPKKAGDGQFKILSDNRQARFNFELMDRVEAGLVLTGTEVKSARTGRVNLQDAFAEVTAGEAWLVNAHFSPYSHGNRYNHESMRRRKLLLHKREIDKLFGKTSDKGLTVVPTRIYLKDGLVKCEIAVARGKKLHDKRESERKREQEAEARAAVGRRKGSE, from the coding sequence ATGACGGCAGCCCACAAGACTGTGTCCAAGAACCCGCCAAAGAAGGCGGGCGACGGGCAGTTCAAGATCCTCAGCGACAACCGCCAGGCCCGCTTCAACTTCGAGCTGATGGACCGTGTGGAGGCCGGGCTCGTTCTCACCGGAACAGAAGTAAAATCCGCACGTACGGGCCGCGTCAATCTGCAGGATGCCTTCGCTGAGGTGACCGCCGGCGAGGCGTGGCTGGTGAATGCCCATTTCAGCCCGTACTCGCATGGGAACCGCTACAACCACGAGTCGATGCGGCGGCGCAAACTGCTGCTGCACAAGCGCGAAATCGACAAGTTGTTCGGCAAAACGAGCGATAAGGGATTGACGGTCGTTCCGACCAGGATCTATTTGAAAGACGGCCTGGTGAAGTGTGAAATCGCCGTCGCCAGGGGTAAGAAATTGCACGACAAGCGCGAGTCCGAGCGGAAACGCGAGCAGGAGGCCGAGGCGCGCGCCGCCGTGGGCCGGCGCAAGGGCTCCGAATGA
- a CDS encoding OmpA family protein has translation MRAAALLTAAAALLLGWLCTRRHAPAIEADLLVRSRQALEAAGIPAAGLAFDGRDAVLRGVAGTAEVSARARDLVAGVWGVRVANVETTQPPPAPPREAVQQKLTELVRLKNIEFETASARITPRGLEILNEVAAVLAGAGNMAVAIEGHTDNRGKADANLVLSRARAVAVREYLIAKGIAAGRMTAEGYGAERPVQSNASAAGRQANRRIEFVVKQ, from the coding sequence ATGAGAGCTGCCGCTCTGTTGACCGCCGCCGCAGCACTGCTGCTGGGATGGCTCTGCACGCGCCGGCACGCGCCAGCCATTGAAGCCGATCTGCTCGTCCGCTCGCGCCAGGCGCTCGAGGCCGCGGGAATACCCGCCGCCGGGCTCGCGTTTGACGGCAGGGACGCCGTCCTGCGCGGCGTGGCCGGCACGGCCGAGGTGAGCGCCCGGGCCCGCGATCTCGTCGCCGGTGTTTGGGGCGTTCGCGTCGCAAACGTGGAAACCACCCAGCCGCCGCCCGCGCCGCCGCGCGAGGCGGTGCAGCAGAAGCTCACCGAACTCGTACGCCTGAAGAACATCGAGTTTGAAACGGCGAGCGCGAGGATCACGCCGCGCGGACTCGAGATTCTCAACGAAGTGGCTGCCGTACTGGCGGGCGCCGGAAACATGGCGGTGGCGATCGAAGGACACACCGACAACCGAGGCAAGGCGGATGCGAACCTCGTGCTGAGCCGGGCTCGCGCGGTGGCTGTGCGGGAGTATCTGATCGCCAAGGGTATCGCCGCGGGGCGCATGACGGCCGAGGGCTACGGCGCTGAACGGCCCGTCCAATCCAACGCCTCCGCCGCCGGACGCCAGGCAAATCGGCGCATCGAATTCGTCGTGAAACAGTAA
- a CDS encoding leucyl aminopeptidase translates to MKTKIVPGPVSAAAGDALIVPALEDKAPVLGAACDETLARIFASGEFKGKAQEVALIHAPAGLAAARLILAGCGKTPDLRRAFGAAARFARQRKFSDLAAWLPADLAGAEHVEAATEGVLLGDYEPDFRKSEPVSRLVSFSLSVAGDPADAEAAFARAVVLGEAQNFARDLGNEPSNVMNPTELANRARLMANQTGLEIEIIDEDRLRQLGMRSLLGVAQGSAEPPLLIIVRYLPPTENTPKDHLGLVGKAVTFDSGGISIKPADGMEKMKYDMCGGAAVLGAMQAIAALKPPVAVTAFVPAVENMVSGQAQRPGDIVKTLSGKTVEVLNTDAEGRLILNDTITYARQLGCTHLVDAATLTGSVVVALGHVYTGGYTNDPVLFDRLQAAARRQGEKIWQMPCEEEYKDALKSAFADMANIGTRWGGSITAAWFLREFADPTPWVHLDVAGTAWLDEAKAWMAKGPTGAMVRTFAELAASWR, encoded by the coding sequence ATGAAGACGAAGATTGTTCCAGGGCCGGTGAGTGCGGCTGCCGGCGATGCGCTGATTGTTCCAGCGCTGGAGGATAAAGCGCCCGTCCTGGGCGCAGCGTGCGACGAAACCTTGGCCCGGATTTTTGCATCCGGAGAGTTCAAGGGCAAGGCGCAGGAGGTTGCATTGATCCACGCGCCCGCGGGTCTGGCCGCCGCCCGGCTGATTCTGGCCGGCTGCGGAAAAACGCCGGACCTGCGCCGTGCCTTTGGCGCCGCGGCGCGCTTCGCCCGTCAGCGTAAATTCTCTGATCTGGCTGCGTGGCTGCCGGCGGACTTGGCCGGGGCGGAGCATGTGGAGGCGGCGACGGAAGGCGTGCTGCTGGGCGACTACGAGCCGGATTTCCGCAAGTCGGAGCCGGTATCGCGCCTCGTGTCCTTCTCGCTCTCGGTGGCCGGGGACCCGGCTGACGCCGAGGCTGCTTTCGCGCGTGCGGTGGTACTCGGCGAAGCGCAGAACTTCGCTCGCGATCTCGGCAATGAACCCTCCAATGTCATGAACCCGACTGAGTTGGCCAACCGGGCCAGGTTGATGGCGAACCAGACCGGGTTGGAAATCGAGATTATCGATGAGGACCGGCTACGGCAATTGGGCATGAGGTCGCTTCTCGGGGTGGCGCAGGGCAGCGCCGAGCCTCCGTTGCTGATTATTGTACGTTACCTCCCGCCTACGGAGAATACCCCCAAGGATCACTTGGGTCTAGTGGGCAAGGCGGTCACCTTCGACAGTGGTGGAATTTCCATCAAGCCTGCCGACGGCATGGAGAAAATGAAGTACGACATGTGCGGGGGCGCAGCCGTGCTGGGCGCGATGCAGGCGATCGCGGCGCTGAAGCCCCCCGTCGCGGTGACGGCTTTCGTCCCGGCCGTCGAGAACATGGTGAGCGGGCAGGCCCAACGGCCCGGCGATATCGTGAAAACGCTTTCCGGCAAGACCGTGGAGGTGCTGAATACCGACGCCGAGGGTAGGCTGATTCTGAACGACACCATCACCTACGCCCGACAGCTCGGCTGTACCCACCTTGTGGATGCGGCCACCCTCACCGGGTCGGTCGTGGTCGCGCTGGGGCATGTTTACACCGGCGGCTACACCAACGATCCGGTGCTGTTCGATCGTCTGCAGGCGGCCGCGCGCCGGCAGGGCGAAAAGATCTGGCAGATGCCCTGTGAGGAAGAGTACAAAGACGCTCTGAAGAGCGCCTTCGCGGACATGGCGAACATCGGAACGCGGTGGGGCGGTTCGATCACGGCGGCTTGGTTCCTGCGCGAATTTGCCGATCCGACGCCGTGGGTGCATCTGGACGTCGCCGGCACGGCGTGGCTCGATGAAGCCAAGGCGTGGATGGCCAAGGGGCCCACCGGCGCAATGGTGCGGACATTCGCCGAACTCGCGGCTTCCTGGCGTTGA
- a CDS encoding prepilin-type N-terminal cleavage/methylation domain-containing protein yields the protein MRRRRKPLLGLTLVELIVAFTILLLLTTMALPLTRFRVRREREKELRRSLIEIHTAIDKYKDACDYGQIAPEENKLDSDCYPPTLEALVKGVKASGAVDKKIKFLRRIPKDPFTGQREWGMRSSKDDPTSTSWGGQNVFAVYTKTYEKAADGTPYSEW from the coding sequence ATGCGCCGGCGCCGCAAACCGCTGCTCGGGCTGACGCTAGTGGAGTTGATCGTAGCGTTCACCATCTTGCTGCTCCTCACCACGATGGCTCTGCCGCTCACGCGTTTTCGAGTACGGCGCGAACGCGAGAAGGAACTGCGCCGTTCTCTGATCGAGATCCATACCGCGATCGACAAGTACAAGGACGCCTGCGACTACGGCCAGATCGCTCCGGAGGAAAACAAGCTCGACTCGGACTGCTACCCCCCGACGCTGGAGGCGCTCGTGAAGGGCGTAAAGGCGTCCGGCGCGGTAGACAAGAAAATCAAGTTCCTCCGCCGGATTCCGAAAGACCCGTTCACCGGACAGCGTGAGTGGGGCATGCGCAGCAGCAAGGACGACCCCACTTCGACAAGCTGGGGCGGACAGAACGTATTCGCCGTCTACACCAAGACCTATGAAAAGGCCGCCGATGGAACGCCGTATTCGGAGTGGTAG
- a CDS encoding cohesin domain-containing protein produces MIRINQLSLASAAIAVVLAAGFPAAAKTRKGEKLLKDGQVAEAKRDFDRALELYEQAVDTDPSDAAYQLAVKRVRFQAGQAHVERGMKLRDQGKLEEAAAEFERAIATDPGSAIAISQLKRVVEAIKKKNGSSQGTEQGAIPDPGQEMEERLNAMQAVPELKPLSRKVSTLKMNNQPVRVLFETLAKLAGLNVIWDPEYQSTGKNYSVDLSNTTLDEALNHLSLLTKTYWKPISENTVFLTNDNVTKRRDYEEMVVKTFYLKNLTTPQELQEIATILRTMTDIRRVFTFNSQNVIMVRGEVDKVALAEKLVADLDKPKAEVVIDVFVMEANRTRTRDLAATFVSGGSNGLRLPVSFVPRDSLGSVSDGSSTDTGSDTSTGTGSSTALSGAVRLTRLGDIRAEDFALSIPNALLQALMSDRGTRVLQSPQIRATHGVKSSLKIGDRFPYATGSFQPGVGAVGVSPLVSTQFQFADVGVNVDIQPTIHGAEEVTLQVEVDISNIRDRIDVGGLAQPVIGQRKFTHTIRLMTGEVSLLGGLRQDQDTRGISGTPGLGNLPVIGRLFSGENVERTQGELLIALVPHIVRAPEFTDLNLRGIAAGSDTVVRINYASKPEPAAEPRPAEPAKPAAESPAKPPAGTPAQPGGLPMPLPGQPAAPPSTAAPPATGPKLTFAPGQVTTKVSASHMVTVMLNNVSNASAAPVTIRWDPKVLRLTDAIRGSLMDGGGQMAAFTRDIRNDQGEAVITIERPAGATPVSGSGVLVNLMFQAIGAGSTDVNVIDLGLRDAQQQPVPAELTKLPVKVE; encoded by the coding sequence ATGATTCGAATCAATCAGTTAAGCTTGGCATCGGCGGCCATCGCCGTCGTTCTGGCCGCCGGATTTCCGGCCGCCGCCAAGACCCGCAAAGGGGAGAAACTTCTGAAAGACGGCCAGGTGGCCGAGGCCAAACGCGATTTTGACCGCGCGCTCGAACTCTACGAGCAGGCCGTCGATACCGATCCCTCCGACGCCGCCTACCAGCTTGCCGTGAAGCGCGTCCGGTTCCAGGCCGGGCAAGCTCACGTCGAACGCGGGATGAAGCTGCGCGACCAAGGCAAGCTCGAGGAGGCCGCCGCCGAGTTCGAGCGCGCCATCGCCACCGATCCCGGGTCCGCGATCGCCATCAGCCAGTTGAAGCGGGTGGTGGAGGCGATCAAGAAGAAGAATGGCTCCAGTCAGGGGACCGAACAGGGCGCGATCCCCGATCCCGGACAGGAAATGGAAGAGCGCCTGAACGCGATGCAGGCGGTGCCGGAATTGAAGCCGCTCTCGCGCAAGGTTTCCACGCTCAAGATGAACAACCAGCCGGTTCGCGTTTTGTTTGAAACCCTCGCGAAACTGGCCGGCCTCAACGTGATCTGGGACCCCGAGTATCAATCCACCGGCAAGAACTACTCGGTGGATCTTTCGAACACGACCCTGGACGAGGCGCTCAATCACCTCTCCCTGCTCACCAAGACCTACTGGAAGCCGATCTCGGAGAACACGGTCTTCCTGACCAACGACAACGTCACCAAGCGCCGCGACTACGAAGAGATGGTTGTGAAGACGTTCTATCTCAAGAATCTCACCACGCCGCAGGAGCTGCAGGAGATCGCGACGATTCTCCGCACGATGACCGATATCCGCCGCGTCTTCACCTTCAACTCCCAGAACGTGATCATGGTGCGCGGCGAGGTGGACAAGGTAGCGCTCGCCGAAAAGCTCGTCGCCGATCTCGATAAGCCCAAGGCCGAAGTCGTGATCGACGTGTTCGTCATGGAAGCGAACCGCACCCGCACGCGGGACCTGGCCGCCACGTTCGTCTCCGGCGGCTCCAACGGCCTGCGGCTGCCGGTCAGCTTCGTGCCCCGGGACTCGCTCGGGTCGGTGAGCGATGGGTCCAGCACGGACACGGGGAGCGATACCAGCACGGGAACCGGCTCCTCAACGGCGCTCTCCGGCGCGGTCCGCCTTACCCGGCTCGGCGACATTCGCGCCGAAGATTTCGCGCTTTCGATTCCGAACGCGCTGCTCCAGGCGCTCATGTCCGACCGCGGGACGCGCGTCCTGCAGTCGCCCCAGATCCGCGCAACGCACGGCGTAAAGTCCAGCCTCAAGATCGGCGACCGCTTCCCCTACGCAACGGGTTCGTTTCAGCCGGGCGTCGGGGCGGTCGGCGTTTCGCCGCTCGTGAGCACGCAGTTCCAGTTCGCCGACGTCGGCGTCAATGTCGACATCCAACCCACCATCCACGGCGCCGAGGAGGTCACGCTCCAGGTGGAGGTCGACATCTCCAACATCCGCGACCGGATCGATGTCGGCGGCCTCGCCCAGCCGGTGATCGGCCAACGCAAGTTCACCCATACCATCCGCCTGATGACGGGCGAGGTGAGCCTGCTCGGCGGCCTGCGGCAAGACCAGGACACGCGAGGCATCTCGGGCACTCCGGGGCTCGGCAACTTGCCCGTGATCGGCCGCTTGTTCTCGGGCGAGAACGTCGAACGAACCCAGGGGGAGTTGCTCATCGCGCTGGTGCCGCACATCGTCCGCGCGCCGGAATTCACCGATCTGAACCTGCGCGGAATCGCCGCCGGGTCCGACACCGTGGTCCGGATCAACTATGCGAGCAAGCCCGAGCCCGCCGCCGAGCCGCGGCCGGCCGAACCCGCCAAACCGGCGGCGGAATCTCCGGCCAAACCTCCGGCTGGAACGCCGGCGCAACCGGGCGGGCTCCCCATGCCGCTTCCGGGCCAACCCGCCGCGCCACCATCAACGGCCGCCCCGCCCGCGACCGGGCCCAAGCTCACCTTCGCGCCGGGCCAGGTGACGACCAAGGTTTCCGCCAGCCATATGGTGACAGTGATGCTGAATAACGTGAGCAACGCTTCGGCGGCGCCGGTGACGATACGGTGGGATCCGAAGGTCCTCCGGTTGACAGACGCCATCCGGGGATCGCTGATGGACGGCGGCGGCCAGATGGCGGCTTTCACCCGCGACATCCGGAACGACCAGGGCGAAGCGGTCATCACGATCGAGCGGCCGGCCGGAGCCACCCCGGTCTCCGGGTCCGGCGTTCTCGTCAACCTGATGTTCCAAGCCATCGGCGCCGGCTCCACCGACGTCAACGTCATCGACCTCGGACTCCGCGATGCGCAACAGCAACCGGTTCCCGCCGAACTCACCAAGCTCCCGGTGAAGGTGGAATAA